Proteins from a genomic interval of Dehalococcoidia bacterium:
- a CDS encoding MaoC family dehydratase: MEFDGRDRFGRCLEDFTVGDVYKHWPGRTITEADDTFFCMLTMNHHPTHIDHAYSANTQFKKPLVVGTLVYSVVFGLTVPDISGKAIANLEVESLKHTGPTFHGDTLYAETKVVDVKASQSRPDVGVITVDTRGFNQRGETVLTFRRKVMVPRRAPTAKK; the protein is encoded by the coding sequence ATGGAGTTCGACGGACGGGACCGGTTCGGCAGATGCCTGGAGGACTTCACGGTGGGTGACGTGTACAAGCACTGGCCCGGCCGCACCATCACCGAGGCCGACGACACCTTCTTCTGCATGCTCACCATGAACCACCATCCCACGCACATTGACCACGCCTATTCCGCCAATACGCAGTTCAAGAAGCCGCTGGTGGTGGGAACCCTGGTGTACAGTGTGGTCTTCGGGCTGACCGTGCCGGACATCTCCGGCAAGGCCATCGCCAACCTGGAGGTGGAGAGCCTCAAACATACCGGCCCCACCTTCCACGGCGACACCCTCTACGCGGAGACGAAGGTGGTGGACGTGAAGGCGTCGCAGAGCCGCCCGGACGTGGGCGTCATCACGGTGGATACGCGCGGCTTCAATCAGCGCGGCGAGACCGTCCTCACGTTTCGCCGCAAGGTCATGGTGCCTCGCCGCGCGCCCACAGCCAAGAAGTAA
- the mtnA gene encoding S-methyl-5-thioribose-1-phosphate isomerase → MRARLKETSLIGRSLLLSEDMNAISWENDRLKLVDQTRLPRERVYLECADYSSVVMAIREMRVRGAPAIGVAGAYAVALAARQLAAASRQTLLRELDRACDEIARARPTAVNLSWAVERVRRAAHEQGDVAAIRACALAEARRIQEEDEQANRRMGQLGAALIPERATVLTHCNAGALATAGYGTALGILRAAREQGKDVRVIATETRPFLQGARLTAWELREDGFDVTLITDSTAGFVLSRGDVDCVVVGADRIAANGDVANKIGTYTIAVLAKENGVPFYVAAPVSTVDLATPSGDAIAIEERPPEEVTHIAGVPIAPDGVRVRNPAFDITPHRYVTAIVTERGIVRAPYGTSLGRLLRQASAASVR, encoded by the coding sequence ATGAGAGCAAGGCTCAAAGAGACTTCTCTCATCGGGAGGTCTCTTTTGTTGTCAGAGGATATGAACGCAATCTCCTGGGAAAACGATCGGCTGAAGCTCGTGGACCAGACGCGCCTCCCGCGGGAGCGCGTGTACCTGGAGTGCGCTGACTATTCGAGTGTTGTGATGGCCATTCGAGAGATGCGCGTGCGCGGCGCTCCGGCCATCGGCGTGGCGGGCGCGTACGCCGTGGCGCTGGCCGCGCGGCAACTCGCCGCAGCGTCGCGGCAGACGTTACTGCGCGAGCTGGACCGCGCCTGCGATGAGATAGCGCGCGCCCGTCCGACGGCGGTCAACCTGTCGTGGGCGGTGGAGCGAGTCCGGCGCGCGGCGCATGAGCAAGGCGACGTGGCCGCCATCCGCGCGTGCGCGCTGGCCGAGGCCCGGCGTATTCAAGAAGAGGACGAGCAGGCCAATCGCCGTATGGGGCAGCTTGGCGCGGCGCTCATTCCGGAGCGGGCTACTGTGTTGACCCACTGCAACGCGGGCGCGCTGGCTACGGCGGGCTACGGCACCGCGCTGGGCATTCTGCGCGCCGCGCGAGAGCAGGGCAAGGATGTACGAGTCATAGCTACGGAGACGCGGCCTTTCCTGCAGGGCGCACGCCTGACAGCGTGGGAGCTGCGGGAGGACGGCTTTGACGTCACGCTCATCACCGACTCCACGGCGGGCTTCGTCCTCAGCCGAGGAGACGTTGACTGCGTGGTCGTGGGAGCGGACCGCATCGCCGCCAACGGCGACGTGGCGAACAAGATAGGCACGTACACCATCGCCGTCCTGGCGAAGGAGAACGGCGTTCCGTTCTACGTGGCCGCGCCCGTCAGCACCGTTGACCTGGCGACGCCAAGCGGCGACGCCATCGCCATCGAGGAGCGGCCTCCCGAGGAGGTCACGCACATAGCGGGGGTGCCCATCGCCCCGGACGGGGTGCGCGTGCGGAACCCAGCATTTGACATAACGCCTCACAGGTACGTCACGGCCATTGTCACGGAGCGCGGGATTGTGCGCGCGCCGTACGGGACAAGCCTGGGGCGCTTGCTACGGCAGGCATCGGCGGCTTCCGTGCGCTAG
- the mtnP gene encoding S-methyl-5'-thioadenosine phosphorylase — protein MAPRQGGKLKEGESDRRRATIAVIGGSGLYQMDGLTDVENVRVKTPFGDPSDAIILGTLEGRRVAFLPRHGRGHVISPTELPSRANIYALKSLGVERIISVNAVGSLREDIRPQDMVIPDQVIDRTKNRVNSLFEGSGVVVHCGFADPFCADLSGLLYKAARRTHSRTHRGGTYIAMEGPLFSTRAESELYRSWGGSVIGMTVLPEAKLAREAEICYASLSCSTDYDCWRPEHDDVTVEMVISNLLKNVAVAKGVLRRLIAKLPAERTCGCASALKNAIVTARDSIPARARRDLTLLLGKYVQ, from the coding sequence ATGGCGCCACGCCAGGGGGGAAAGCTGAAAGAGGGGGAGAGCGACCGGAGGCGCGCCACCATTGCCGTCATAGGCGGCAGCGGCCTGTACCAGATGGACGGTCTGACGGACGTGGAGAATGTGCGGGTCAAGACGCCCTTCGGCGATCCCAGCGACGCCATCATCCTGGGGACGCTGGAGGGGCGCCGCGTGGCCTTCCTTCCGCGCCACGGGCGGGGGCACGTTATCTCGCCCACGGAACTCCCCTCGCGCGCCAATATCTATGCGCTGAAGAGCCTTGGCGTGGAGCGCATCATCTCCGTCAACGCCGTGGGCAGCCTGCGGGAGGACATACGGCCCCAGGACATGGTTATCCCCGACCAGGTCATTGACCGGACAAAGAACCGGGTCAACAGCCTCTTTGAGGGCAGCGGCGTCGTTGTCCACTGCGGCTTCGCCGACCCGTTCTGCGCCGACCTGAGCGGCCTTCTCTACAAAGCGGCGCGGCGGACGCACAGCCGCACCCATCGCGGCGGCACGTACATCGCGATGGAGGGGCCTCTCTTCTCGACGCGCGCCGAGTCCGAGCTGTACCGCTCGTGGGGAGGCAGCGTCATCGGCATGACCGTGCTGCCGGAGGCCAAGCTGGCCCGCGAGGCGGAGATATGCTACGCCAGCCTGTCCTGCTCCACCGACTACGACTGCTGGCGCCCGGAGCACGACGATGTGACAGTGGAGATGGTCATCTCCAACCTGCTGAAGAACGTGGCTGTCGCCAAGGGCGTTCTGCGCCGCCTTATCGCGAAGCTGCCGGCGGAGCGGACGTGCGGCTGCGCGAGCGCCCTTAAGAACGCCATTGTCACGGCGCGGGACAGCATTCCCGCCCGCGCCAGGCGAGACCTGACCCTGTTGCTTGGGAAGTATGTACAATAA
- a CDS encoding ornithine cyclodeaminase family protein: MTLYLTEDDVQRLLPMPEAVAAVEDAMRQQAPGGAVNRPRQRVRIPAGTLHLMGAALPHKGVLGFKAYTAIGRKIRFLVMLYSATDGSPLALMEADHLGQIRTGAASGVATKYMARKDANVVGVIGAGYQAETQVTAMCAVRPIREVRVYSRTPERRSAFAQKVARQTGVAVRAVDTPDEAVKGSHILVTATYSREPVFKGDLLEKGVHMNIMGGNALIRREIDDVAVRRSNIIVVDSIEQARVESGDLLGPVERGLLSWENCLEMWQVVSGHVSGRRSDDDITMFKSHGIALWDVAAAAHVYEQAKAKGMGRDLGI, translated from the coding sequence GTGACTCTCTACCTGACTGAAGACGACGTCCAGCGCCTGCTGCCCATGCCCGAAGCCGTGGCCGCGGTGGAGGACGCCATGCGCCAGCAGGCCCCCGGCGGCGCGGTCAACCGCCCGCGTCAGCGGGTGCGCATCCCCGCGGGAACGCTGCACCTGATGGGCGCCGCCCTGCCGCACAAGGGAGTGCTGGGGTTCAAGGCGTACACGGCCATTGGCCGCAAGATACGCTTCCTCGTCATGCTCTACAGCGCGACGGATGGCAGCCCACTGGCGCTGATGGAGGCTGACCACTTGGGACAGATACGCACGGGCGCGGCCAGCGGCGTCGCGACGAAGTACATGGCGCGCAAGGACGCGAACGTCGTGGGCGTCATCGGCGCGGGGTACCAGGCGGAGACCCAGGTCACGGCCATGTGCGCCGTCCGGCCCATCCGCGAGGTGCGGGTGTACAGTCGCACGCCGGAGCGCCGAAGCGCCTTTGCGCAGAAGGTGGCCCGCCAGACGGGCGTGGCGGTGCGCGCCGTGGACACGCCGGACGAGGCGGTGAAAGGCAGCCACATCCTCGTCACGGCCACGTACTCCCGCGAGCCGGTGTTCAAGGGGGACCTGCTGGAGAAGGGCGTCCACATGAACATCATGGGGGGCAATGCGCTCATCCGGCGGGAGATAGACGACGTGGCCGTGCGCAGGAGCAACATCATCGTGGTGGACTCCATCGAGCAGGCGCGGGTGGAGTCCGGCGACCTCCTCGGCCCGGTGGAGCGCGGCCTGCTGTCCTGGGAGAACTGCCTTGAGATGTGGCAGGTGGTGTCCGGCCACGTGTCGGGCCGCCGCTCGGACGACGACATCACCATGTTCAAGTCGCATGGCATCGCGCTGTGGGACGTGGCGGCGGCCGCCCACGTCTATGAGCAGGCCAAGGCAAAGGGCATGGGGCGGGACCTGGGCATCTAG
- a CDS encoding alginate lyase family protein produces the protein MRTMVFRLLSLLAGAALLVSCARPPTPVAAPTSNAAPAPPATPQPAVAPSPTQWPAPSPTPRPQPAPTPTPASAEAAARAVIRDPNASFFDVRARREYLRTTTDPRLLKSIPAARDCARLGRPEPPKGRMIIPPFYVSGGHGPANPAYAPAMQPYHAFEDRLSLLATLYARFGEESYVRCMVDTLRDWARANTLLDYDPAESSQAWYTVEWTASTAALSYSVIRADPAVAPADREIIEGWLGRVARRQIGFPGGRSACCNNHAWWRALEATSVGLVSNDVELFRWGMAKYYDALSRMADDGSWPEEMARYERALHYQNFSIAPLAMVAELADRQGVNLYDAKVNGRDIHRAVAFLLRALDDPAVVKAYASEEQDLRAFRPGSEDMAWMELYRRHYASPDLGRFLTEPINTRRFGGDVTLYVYRPAGQ, from the coding sequence ATGCGGACTATGGTGTTCCGGCTCCTGTCGTTGCTTGCCGGCGCGGCGCTGCTGGTCTCCTGCGCCCGCCCGCCGACTCCTGTCGCCGCGCCGACATCCAATGCGGCTCCCGCGCCGCCTGCTACGCCCCAACCTGCTGTCGCGCCGAGTCCAACGCAGTGGCCCGCTCCCTCCCCTACCCCTCGCCCGCAACCGGCGCCGACACCCACTCCGGCAAGCGCTGAAGCAGCAGCGCGCGCCGTCATCCGAGACCCCAACGCATCATTCTTCGACGTAAGGGCGCGCCGGGAATACCTGCGCACGACGACCGACCCGCGCCTGCTCAAGTCAATACCCGCCGCCCGGGACTGCGCGCGCCTCGGTCGGCCTGAGCCGCCGAAGGGCCGCATGATCATCCCGCCGTTCTACGTTTCCGGCGGGCATGGCCCCGCGAATCCAGCCTACGCGCCCGCCATGCAGCCGTATCACGCCTTCGAGGACCGGCTCTCCCTGCTCGCCACGCTGTACGCCCGCTTCGGCGAAGAGTCGTACGTCCGGTGCATGGTGGATACGCTCCGCGATTGGGCGCGGGCGAACACGCTGCTGGACTACGACCCCGCGGAAAGCTCGCAGGCCTGGTACACCGTGGAGTGGACGGCCTCGACCGCGGCACTGTCGTACTCCGTCATCCGCGCCGATCCCGCCGTCGCGCCGGCGGACCGTGAGATAATCGAAGGCTGGCTGGGCCGCGTCGCCCGCCGACAGATCGGCTTCCCCGGCGGGCGCAGCGCGTGCTGCAACAACCACGCATGGTGGCGCGCGCTGGAAGCCACGTCCGTCGGCCTCGTCAGCAACGACGTCGAGCTGTTTCGCTGGGGCATGGCGAAGTACTACGACGCCTTATCGCGAATGGCGGACGACGGAAGCTGGCCCGAGGAAATGGCCCGGTACGAGAGGGCGCTGCATTACCAGAACTTCTCGATTGCGCCGTTGGCGATGGTCGCGGAGCTGGCTGACCGGCAGGGAGTAAACCTCTATGACGCCAAAGTGAACGGGCGCGATATCCACCGCGCGGTGGCGTTCCTGCTGCGCGCGCTGGATGACCCGGCAGTCGTGAAGGCGTACGCCAGCGAGGAGCAAGACCTGCGGGCATTCAGGCCGGGCAGCGAAGACATGGCGTGGATGGAGCTGTACCGCCGGCATTACGCCAGCCCCGACCTCGGTCGCTTCCTGACGGAGCCGATTAATACCCGGCGGTTCGGCGGCGACGTCACGCTGTACGTCTATCGTCCCGCGGGTCAATAG
- a CDS encoding proline--tRNA ligase encodes MRLSQLFGKTLRQEPADAETASHRLMLKAGLIHPIAAGVYSMLPLGLRAYRKIERIIREEMDAAGGQELSMPALQPIELWQQTGRHGSFGQTLFTLQDRKERLLCLAPTHEEVVTTLVSLNVQSYRDLPQLLYQIQTKFRDEPRPRAGLIRVREFAMKDAYSFDVDADALDVTYRRVFQAYKNIFARCGLPAVPVEADSGAIGGKDSQEFMLLAESGEDEILRCSGCGYAANVERAAFVKPPAPREPERPLEKVATPGKKTIEEVAAFLGVKPEQTLKAVFYAADGKVVFVVIRGDLEVNEVKLKNALKCADLRLATDEEVRGAGLVAGYASPIGVTGVRVVGDDSIALGSNLVAGANLEGHHYKNANYPRDFTVALLTDIAKARAGYICARCGKAAFVSMRGIEVGHVFKLGTIFSEKLGASFLDKDGQKKPIIMGCYGIGVGRLLAAAVEQNHDEKGIAWPAPIAPYQVHMVGLQMDNPQVGPVAEKLYADLQAAGLDVLFDDRADSPGVKFNDADLLGIPLRVTISPRTLKTQSVELKRRMEAQARNAPLAEAVAATKQTLDEMLREATGA; translated from the coding sequence ATGCGTCTCTCTCAACTGTTCGGCAAGACGCTCCGCCAGGAACCTGCCGATGCGGAGACAGCCAGCCACCGGCTGATGCTCAAGGCGGGGCTTATCCATCCCATCGCCGCTGGCGTGTACTCCATGCTGCCCCTGGGCCTGCGGGCCTACCGCAAGATCGAGCGCATCATCCGCGAGGAGATGGACGCCGCGGGCGGCCAGGAGCTCTCCATGCCTGCCCTGCAGCCCATCGAGCTGTGGCAGCAGACGGGCCGCCACGGTTCGTTCGGCCAGACGCTCTTCACCCTTCAGGACCGCAAGGAGCGGCTCCTCTGCCTCGCGCCCACGCACGAGGAGGTCGTTACCACCCTCGTCAGCCTGAACGTGCAGAGCTACCGCGACCTTCCACAGCTTCTCTACCAGATTCAGACCAAGTTCCGCGACGAGCCGCGCCCCCGCGCGGGCCTCATCCGCGTGCGTGAGTTCGCCATGAAGGACGCGTACAGCTTCGACGTGGACGCCGACGCGCTGGACGTGACGTACCGGCGCGTCTTCCAGGCCTACAAGAACATCTTCGCCCGCTGCGGCCTGCCAGCCGTGCCGGTGGAGGCGGACTCCGGAGCTATCGGCGGGAAGGACAGCCAGGAGTTCATGCTGCTTGCGGAGAGCGGCGAGGACGAGATACTGCGCTGCTCAGGCTGCGGCTACGCGGCCAACGTGGAGCGCGCCGCCTTCGTGAAGCCGCCCGCGCCGCGGGAGCCGGAGCGCCCGCTGGAGAAGGTCGCGACGCCCGGCAAGAAGACAATCGAGGAAGTCGCGGCGTTCCTGGGCGTGAAGCCGGAGCAGACGCTCAAGGCGGTCTTCTACGCCGCCGACGGCAAGGTCGTCTTCGTCGTCATCCGCGGCGACTTGGAGGTCAACGAGGTCAAGCTGAAAAACGCGCTGAAGTGCGCCGACCTGCGTCTGGCCACGGACGAGGAGGTCAGAGGCGCGGGACTCGTCGCGGGGTACGCGTCGCCCATCGGCGTCACGGGCGTGCGCGTCGTTGGGGACGACTCCATCGCGCTGGGGTCCAACCTTGTTGCGGGGGCCAACCTGGAGGGCCATCACTACAAGAACGCGAACTACCCGCGCGACTTCACGGTGGCGCTGCTGACGGATATCGCGAAGGCGCGGGCGGGCTACATCTGCGCCCGCTGCGGCAAAGCCGCGTTCGTCTCCATGCGCGGCATTGAAGTCGGGCACGTCTTCAAGCTGGGGACTATCTTCAGCGAGAAGCTAGGCGCGTCGTTCCTGGACAAGGACGGGCAGAAGAAGCCTATCATCATGGGGTGCTACGGCATCGGCGTGGGGCGATTGCTGGCTGCTGCTGTTGAGCAGAACCACGACGAGAAGGGCATCGCGTGGCCCGCGCCGATCGCGCCCTACCAGGTGCACATGGTGGGGCTCCAGATGGACAATCCGCAGGTAGGCCCCGTCGCCGAGAAGCTGTACGCCGACCTCCAAGCGGCTGGCCTCGACGTGCTGTTCGACGACCGCGCGGACTCGCCGGGCGTCAAGTTCAACGACGCCGACCTGCTGGGTATCCCTCTCCGCGTCACGATCAGCCCGCGCACGCTGAAGACGCAGAGCGTGGAGCTGAAGCGGCGCATGGAGGCGCAGGCGCGGAACGCGCCGTTGGCGGAGGCGGTGGCCGCGACGAAGCAGACGCTTGACGAGATGCTGCGGGAGGCGACCGGGGCGTAG
- a CDS encoding acyl-CoA dehydrogenase family protein, with translation MSATSETSHNIIVNEVRRFVDKEVIPVASELEHRNEFPQHLMDQVRDMGILGMVISPQYGGLGLPLTTYASVVEELSRGWMSLGGIINTHVIDGYIIENFGTEEQKKRWLPALAEGEKRGALCVTEPNAGSDVQAIETTATRDGDFYRLNGTKMFVSNGRRAQFYMVLCKTNKNASPITAGMSAIFVEKGTDGLRINRDIDKLGYKGLDTVELDFTDSPVPVTHLVGGKEGAGMKQVLSGLEVGRINVGARAVGLARAAFDDAIQYSFQRHSFGKPIFEHQAIHMMLADMATKIEAAHHLVQSAAEKKQRGERSDLETGMAKLFASEVCQEIVVDAMRVFGGYGYTKEMRVERYYRDAPMLIVGEGTSQIQKIVIARALERKYKRA, from the coding sequence ATGTCAGCAACATCTGAGACCAGTCACAACATCATCGTCAATGAAGTCCGGCGTTTCGTGGACAAGGAAGTCATCCCCGTCGCAAGCGAGCTGGAGCACCGCAACGAGTTCCCGCAGCACCTGATGGACCAGGTGCGGGACATGGGCATCCTGGGCATGGTCATCAGCCCCCAGTACGGCGGACTGGGCCTGCCGCTAACCACGTACGCTTCCGTCGTGGAGGAGCTCTCGCGCGGCTGGATGAGCCTGGGCGGCATCATCAACACCCACGTCATAGACGGCTACATCATCGAGAACTTCGGCACCGAGGAGCAGAAGAAGCGCTGGCTCCCCGCGCTCGCGGAAGGGGAGAAACGCGGCGCCCTCTGTGTCACCGAGCCCAATGCAGGCTCGGACGTGCAGGCCATTGAGACGACGGCGACCCGGGACGGCGACTTCTACCGGCTGAACGGCACCAAGATGTTCGTCAGCAACGGCCGCCGCGCCCAGTTCTACATGGTGCTCTGCAAGACCAACAAGAACGCCAGCCCTATCACCGCGGGCATGAGCGCCATCTTCGTGGAAAAGGGGACTGACGGGCTCCGGATTAACCGTGACATAGACAAGCTGGGGTACAAGGGCCTGGATACGGTGGAGCTGGACTTCACCGACTCCCCTGTGCCCGTGACTCACCTCGTCGGCGGCAAGGAAGGCGCGGGCATGAAGCAGGTGCTGAGCGGCCTGGAGGTCGGACGCATCAACGTCGGTGCGCGGGCCGTGGGCCTCGCGCGCGCCGCCTTCGACGACGCCATCCAGTACTCCTTCCAGCGCCACAGCTTCGGCAAGCCCATCTTCGAGCACCAGGCCATCCACATGATGCTCGCGGACATGGCGACGAAGATCGAGGCGGCGCACCACCTGGTGCAGTCGGCGGCGGAGAAGAAGCAGCGCGGAGAGCGCAGCGACCTGGAGACCGGCATGGCCAAGCTCTTCGCGTCCGAGGTCTGCCAGGAGATCGTCGTGGACGCCATGCGCGTCTTCGGTGGGTACGGCTACACCAAGGAGATGCGCGTCGAGCGGTACTATCGCGACGCCCCCATGCTCATCGTCGGCGAGGGGACCAGCCAGATACAGAAAATCGTCATCGCCCGCGCCCTGGAGCGCAAGTACAAGCGGGCATAG
- a CDS encoding CoA ester lyase, whose product MFLLPDGRRVVPRTELTYPGVTPSILTDKSADPLKMSKNAIRTPVDHVMGDMEDACPYDLKGEPVRKALAEAFNTLDFGTKVVTWRPNNIRSGLFEADVDYMMRHAVDKFHGMIMPKSFGPDDVRYVLNILNYCERVNKWKTKVALEVLIETPRGLEQIDAIGAELERSGRGAGLIFGIADFSSFLGIGNILTDQHVYFAYAKQRTVIAAKAHGLHAIDNVYTRIARKTDLPQAVKDIEAALREKNAKAANMGMDGTWVIHPSQADIANACFTPTDEEIVTYKRALDQSKNAGGGAVMDPQSGEMIDDATIRIALQALSKAAQAGKVTWDYVRTMNKKLTEITGYDILGSGMPR is encoded by the coding sequence GTGTTCCTGCTGCCCGACGGACGACGGGTTGTCCCGCGCACTGAGCTGACCTATCCCGGCGTTACTCCCTCCATTCTGACCGACAAGTCCGCCGATCCGCTCAAAATGAGCAAGAACGCGATCAGGACGCCCGTGGACCACGTCATGGGCGACATGGAGGACGCCTGCCCCTACGACCTGAAGGGCGAGCCTGTCCGAAAAGCCCTCGCCGAGGCCTTCAATACCCTGGACTTTGGTACGAAGGTGGTCACCTGGCGCCCCAACAACATCCGCTCCGGCCTCTTCGAGGCGGACGTTGACTACATGATGCGCCATGCCGTGGACAAGTTCCACGGCATGATCATGCCCAAGTCCTTCGGCCCGGACGACGTGCGGTACGTCCTGAATATTCTCAACTACTGCGAGCGGGTGAACAAGTGGAAGACCAAGGTGGCGCTGGAGGTCCTGATTGAGACGCCCCGCGGGCTGGAGCAGATAGACGCCATCGGCGCGGAGCTGGAGCGCTCGGGCCGCGGCGCGGGACTCATCTTCGGCATCGCCGACTTCTCCTCGTTCCTGGGTATCGGCAACATCCTGACGGACCAGCACGTCTACTTCGCCTACGCCAAGCAGCGCACCGTCATCGCGGCGAAGGCCCACGGTCTGCACGCCATTGACAACGTGTACACGCGCATCGCGCGGAAGACGGACTTGCCCCAGGCGGTGAAGGATATCGAGGCGGCGCTGCGGGAGAAGAACGCGAAGGCCGCCAATATGGGCATGGACGGCACGTGGGTCATCCACCCGTCCCAGGCGGATATTGCCAATGCCTGCTTCACGCCCACGGACGAGGAGATTGTGACCTACAAGCGGGCGCTGGACCAGTCCAAGAACGCCGGCGGCGGCGCGGTGATGGACCCGCAGTCCGGCGAGATGATTGACGACGCCACAATCCGCATTGCGCTGCAGGCCCTGAGCAAGGCCGCGCAGGCGGGCAAGGTGACGTGGGACTACGTCCGCACCATGAACAAGAAGCTCACGGAGATTACCGGCTACGATATCCTGGGCTCCGGCATGCCACGCTAG
- a CDS encoding nitrate/nitrite transporter, giving the protein MKTHVITRPGHLPTLVASFLHFDLSFMLWVLLGALGIYIAEDMGLSPAEKGLLVATPILSGALLRIPLGLLSDRVGAKRIGVAMLLFLFIPLTLGWQMGNSLPSLLAIGLMLGTAGASFAVALPLASRWYPPERQGLVMGIAAAGNSGVVIANLLAPRLASVIGWHNVLAVAMLPLALVLVAFLLMAKDSPDHVKGQPSSYYLSILKYGDLWWFCALYSVTFGGYVGLSSFLPLFLRDQYGTSPVTAGYLTAIAAFVGSGLRPVGGYISDKFGGVRVLTLVLGGIAVTYVLGSRLPPLPIMTFLLVLGMACLGMGNGAVFQLVPRRFHREIGVATGLIGAVGGLGGFILPNLLGNVKQASGSFSAGFLILGGIAFVSLVALQFLTRGDMGWRSAWAMERVVQRESDVD; this is encoded by the coding sequence CGCCCTGGGCATCTACATTGCCGAGGACATGGGGCTGAGTCCCGCTGAAAAGGGCCTTCTGGTCGCCACGCCCATCCTGAGTGGGGCTCTGCTGCGCATTCCCCTGGGCCTCTTAAGCGACCGCGTGGGGGCCAAACGAATAGGAGTAGCCATGCTCCTCTTTCTCTTCATACCCCTAACTCTGGGATGGCAAATGGGGAACAGCCTGCCCTCGCTCTTGGCGATTGGGTTGATGCTGGGGACGGCGGGGGCCTCGTTCGCCGTAGCGCTGCCACTGGCCAGCCGCTGGTATCCTCCCGAGCGTCAGGGGCTGGTCATGGGGATAGCCGCCGCAGGCAACAGCGGCGTTGTCATCGCAAATCTGCTGGCGCCACGCCTCGCCAGCGTGATAGGCTGGCACAACGTCCTCGCCGTCGCTATGTTACCTCTGGCGCTCGTGCTGGTTGCTTTTCTTCTCATGGCCAAGGACAGCCCGGACCACGTGAAGGGACAACCTAGCAGCTATTACCTGTCCATATTGAAGTACGGCGACCTGTGGTGGTTCTGCGCTCTGTATAGCGTCACGTTTGGCGGCTACGTGGGACTCAGCAGCTTCCTGCCGCTTTTCCTGCGGGACCAGTACGGGACAAGCCCTGTAACGGCAGGCTATCTGACCGCTATAGCAGCCTTTGTAGGAAGCGGCCTTCGCCCGGTAGGCGGTTATATCTCAGACAAGTTTGGCGGCGTGCGTGTTCTGACCCTTGTGCTGGGAGGCATTGCGGTCACATATGTTCTTGGCTCTCGCCTGCCTCCGCTGCCGATCATGACGTTCTTGCTGGTCCTGGGGATGGCGTGTCTGGGCATGGGCAACGGAGCTGTCTTTCAACTCGTGCCTCGTCGCTTCCACCGCGAGATCGGCGTGGCGACGGGCCTCATCGGCGCAGTCGGGGGACTGGGAGGATTCATACTGCCTAACCTGCTAGGCAACGTGAAACAAGCAAGCGGCTCCTTCAGCGCGGGTTTTCTTATCCTGGGAGGCATAGCGTTTGTTTCCCTGGTGGCGCTTCAGTTCCTGACACGGGGGGACATGGGATGGCGTTCGGCTTGGGCAATGGAGAGGGTGGTACAAAGAGAAAGCGACGTAGATTAG
- a CDS encoding rhodanese-like domain-containing protein, translating into MATSKRQPRETGEPFARISTEEAKKLIDKGGVQVIDTRRPDEYVLGHVPGAKLIPVDEFFTRSGEVDSGKPALFICATGVRSALTCEMAAALGFDASLLYNVEGGTEGWIACSYPVKKGKDA; encoded by the coding sequence ATGGCGACCAGTAAGCGGCAGCCGCGGGAAACCGGCGAGCCTTTTGCAAGGATATCGACTGAGGAGGCGAAGAAGCTCATTGACAAGGGCGGAGTCCAGGTCATTGACACTCGCCGTCCGGACGAATACGTGCTTGGACATGTGCCAGGCGCCAAGCTCATTCCGGTGGACGAGTTCTTCACCCGCTCCGGGGAGGTGGACAGCGGGAAGCCCGCCCTGTTCATCTGCGCGACCGGCGTGCGCAGCGCCCTGACCTGCGAGATGGCGGCGGCCCTGGGCTTCGACGCCTCGTTGCTCTACAACGTCGAAGGTGGGACGGAGGGGTGGATCGCCTGTAGCTACCCTGTGAAGAAGGGTAAAGATGCATAG